The DNA segment aagaTTTTAGTAATTAAGTAAGAAATCATGCTACCATTATAGaataaatatctattttttatcttttaatttcagaAAAGGAGTAATTGGCTTATAAAGTTAAATAAAAGGCCtggaaatcctagaaaaccatataGAGACATACCTAAAAGCCTCAAGCATGAATAAAGGAGAAAGGTATATGTCACCGTTATTCTTTTTCAGTCTTGGAttctttcttaattaatgtgaCTGAAAatggtatcttctttttatgtAATTTGGAGAGGTTTACTTTTTGTTTGGGAGAGTAGATTTCGTGAAGTTATTTATGAAATATACTAtttaaaaactctttttttgGTAAACAAAGAATGATTGGTAAAGATATTTTGGAATAGAATTTGGCAAAGCATATACACGAGGTTATGAATTGAAATTAGAGAGGCTCTATTCTTTTAATTCAGAAAAATGCAAATAGTGTTGCTATGGCTAAAGCAGTTGCTTCTGGCGCAGACACTCACTCGAATTGGAGTCAATCATGGAGTGAACTTCAACATCTAATAGATTTAGATATGAATCTAGCCAATTAATTTGGCtttgtctctatttttttatttttttttctttcttttctatttagtcACACAAAAAAAACTACTCTTCCACTTTAACCCATTCTAACCCACAAATTTAATCCAACACACACAAAAACTAAGTTACTAGTTAACAAGATGGCTCCCTTATCTTTGTTAATAGCGATCCTCTTTGTTGCCCTAATCCTCACTCCCCAAGGGTTTGCAGATTATTACAAACCCCTTTATAAGCATGATGAGCCTCCTAAATACAAGCACCCAATTGAAAAATCACCGGTTTACAAGCCTGCGGTTTACAAACCTTCGGTCTATAAGCTACCGGTTTATAAGCCACCCGTGCACAAACTACCGGTTTATAACCCACCCGTGCACAAGCCGCTGGTTTACAACAAGCCACCATACCACCATGACAAGCCTCCTCATGGCAAGTACCCTCCACAACATGACTAAGGAAAAGCACATATATGTGCAAATTTAAACGAGGCATGTTATTAGTTATCGTATGCTTTAAATAAGACATATGCTTCGTTTCTTTACTATCTTGTTGgttcacaactttattattcaTATCTACATATATAAGGAGTGTTCCTTATGCATTGAgtagtttaatttcatttcattccTTTTGTATATGATGTTATGAGCATCCATTATATGTGTTGTGTGTTTGTGTAAtccataatattaaaaaaaatattattgttgctttattaataaaaactaaaattataattgaatttatgTATTCTATTGGATTGAATTTGTGGaccaccaaatttttttattgttgtcatggattaaagtaaaaaaaatagtttaataaaaaatattcaataataaatataagttcAAAACATTtacttaaaatgaaaaaaattaataaaataaaaaaataaaaaatctaatcatctTTAAATTAAGATTGTGAAATTCATActtcataaaaacaaaattttctattttgggAATTTTCCCTTCACTTTCACTTTGACTCCTTCCTACTAATAATACTGCTAATGTAAAGATTCCTTTGTTAAAAAgattcataaaaatgaaaaaatcttATATTCCTACAACTACAAGTCCTCACTGAAAAATTTGTACTTTACTCTTTGATGTTCAAAATATACGCTTTATCCTcctaaattttagaaaattctgCAAATTAACCTTTGAAGattgaaattttcaattttccTACTATA comes from the Arachis duranensis cultivar V14167 chromosome 7, aradu.V14167.gnm2.J7QH, whole genome shotgun sequence genome and includes:
- the LOC127740477 gene encoding repetitive proline-rich cell wall protein 1-like, with amino-acid sequence MAPLSLLIAILFVALILTPQGFADYYKPLYKHDEPPKYKHPIEKSPVYKPAVYKPSVYKLPVYKPPVHKLPVYNPPVHKPLVYNKPPYHHDKPPHGKYPPQHD